ATGAATTACCATTTTTTTCCTCTTGTTTTAAGACCCTTGTTCTGTTATCTTTGCTTGTTGGTTAGAAATTTTTCTATGATTATCTTTGGGGTTTGTTTTTTATGCATAGTCTTTTATCCTCATTTCTCTTTGAAACATGTCAGGGTATTAGTCCATCAAATATTTTGGCAATGACTTTTACTACAGCAGCAGCTTCTGAGATGAGAGAACGTATTGGAAAAGTGGCCGGGAAAGCAGTAGCTAAAGAACTCACAATCAGCACATTCCACTCTTTTTCCTTGCAGCTTTGTCGATCACACGCAGAAAAGTATGAAACTTTATAATTTGCGtgatagtaataataatatatacCAATTGTAGAACGACTAACCTTTTTCGCTGTTAAAATTCTTGTTTTTCAATATAACTAAATGTCTTAAAAATTTAGGTCCTCTTTTCAATCCTATGACGGTATTATCAACTGCTAAGCTAACTgtaatataatatgtatatatatattttttttcatttttctccGAGTTTATTTCGCTGTCAAAATAATTACATTGGAACCATAAAGTCTGCTGACTAAGTAGATTTATATTCTAGAATTGAGCGCAGATCAGATTTCTTAATATATGGGCATGCACAACAAAGAAGGGCAGTTATAGAGGCGGTGCGGATATTCGAAAATGGAAAGAGTAACAAAAAGATTGACTCTCGGATATTAGGTGAAGAGGCTAATGGGATAACTTCTCCACAGTATTTTAAGGATATGTCAAAGAAATGGCAGAAGTTTGTGACTCAGGTTAAGTTTATTAATATTGTATAGCATAAATAATGTTAATTATCGAACCCACACCAAACAGAATACCCTAGAAGGACAGTCTTTTGGCTTATTTGTGTAACTTCATATTAATGTTTTAATATTTCAGGCTAAAGCTTCTGGAAAGACTACTGCGGAGTGCTTCAAAATGGGGGATGAAATGGGGGTTAGTTAATCTTAATATCTAGGTGTTTCAGTTATATTTTATTCTGGCACTTCCACTTTGATTCTTAGGATTGTTGTTAATTGTGCTTGTGAAAACAGGCCACAATTCTTGGGAACTACAATGATATATTAAGGTCTTGTAATGCATTGGACTACCACGACTTAATTAGCTGTTCTGTGAAGCTGCTTACTGATTATCCTGAAGGTTTGTGTCATCTGAGTATCATTTAATTGGTCATCTCTTAGTTATGTTTTGATGGTTGTGCTGCTATTTCATTAATAAGTGTTCAGGGAGTGCCAGGAGTCTTGGAAAGCCATAGTAATTGATGAGTTTCAAGATACAAGTGCCATGCAATACAGTCTTCTTAAAATGCTTTCATCTCACAATCACATAACTATTGTTGGTGACGACGACCAGGTATGTTAAACTTCCACATCAAGAGCTGATcagtgaattatttttcttttttatgttgtagtcaTCGTTGTTGTATGATCTGTATCTTAATTTTGCTTTctacttattttaaaaaaattggcaTGTGTTTCTGCAGTCCATTTTCAGTTTCAATGGAGCTGATAATTCTGGATTTGAATCGTTTCGTAAAGATTTTCCAAATTACAAAGAGGTTTGCCTGTTCTTAACTTCTAATTTTCACATGTGCTTATGCCTTATATACACAAACATTCATAAATCGCAAATTTAATGGAATGGTGATTTTCAGAATTTTTACTATTCAAGAGTGTTTTAGTATTATTTTCCGTGGACTAAATAAATTTTGATATGCGTTTATGATACAGATCAGACTGAATAAGAACTATAGGTCCACTCGTTATATTGTTGAAGCCGCATCCTCTGTTATACAAAATAATATGAAGCGATGCCGATTAAAGAATGTTGACACAGATAATTCATGTGGATCAAAGGTTTCTTGCTTGTCTTCTTTTCTCACCAATAACCAAAGTACAATTTTGAAGTAATCTTTTTGTATATTAGTGCTAGTAATTAATATCCTACAATGGCTTGCCTTACTGAATATAGATAATCATCAAAGAATGCCACAGTGAGGATGCACAATGCGCTTTCATCATTGACAAGATTTTTGAATCTGCCACTATTGATTCAACTGCTAAGTGCTCCTATGGAAACATTGCAATTCTTTACCGGAGGCAGGTTGATCTTGCTTACTGCTTAATTTACAGGAACATCACTGGGTCTTTTTCTTGGATACATGAATTGTAAGATATTTGCTCAGAATCGTGCTCCGTCTATGATGATAGGTATCTGGGAAAGTCTTCCAAGCATCCTTTAGAGAACGAAAAATTCCATTTAACGTTCATGGGGTGGCCTTTTATCGGAAAAAGGTTCTAGTAAACTTTGAATTTTCAGttcttttttattatatattctcTAGATTGCAGAAATGTTAATCCTTTGTTCTTTTTGCAGAACTAGAATACTTATTTCTGATGTAATCCTTCTCTTTTGATAGGTAGTCCAAGCAATTATTGCTATGCTTAGAACTACATTGCCATTTTGTGATGATGGACCGTATCGTCGAGTCTTCAAGGCTTTACTTCCTTTAGAGAAAGAGGAAAAAAAGAGGGTACTTCTTCAGTGATGGTTATTTTAATTCTTTTTCTAGTTTTGAGGTTATATGGACATTGTTTTTTCTTATTTTTGAATCTCTGTCTCTCAGGTTATTGAACATATTGACAAAGTTTCAAACGCTAGAAAATGCAGCTTTATTTCAGCTGCTTGCGATATCTTTAGTGCAAAAATTTCTGGTACCTTTAAAAGGTTTGgtacaacaaaatattcttagcTTTCCTTTGTTAGTAGAAGTAGATGCCTCAGTTTTTCATCATTTACTATGCAGAATTTAACATGTCTTAATGGTGATTATTATTGGTATAAGTTGCCATTcacgttttctctctctccctttgtATATCAATGGTTGAAAATCCTTCAATGTATCcttttttttaatgacatgtgAATGAATTAAATTAAGAATGAAAAAGAGAAGTGGAGGGATTGCTTCAATGTATCTTTAGTTGTGCATTGATTAGTGATCCTTGTAATTGATTATAGAAGTCAGCTCACACAAGGGCGGAAGGTGTTGATAACGCTGGAGATGATTTCAAAACTAGTGAGCAGGGTAAACTTCTGAGTTCAGAGCTTCCTAATTTATGCAGTATTCTGTTCCTATATAATCCACACATCTTGGCTTCAGATATTAATTGAAAATAGAACCCTATGTATAGCAATCTTACCTGTGAATGTTTACAGGAACAATCAATTTCAGTTGTCATTACCTCAGTGGCAAACATGGTACCTCAGGTTTGTCTTTCTTTAAAAGTTAGCCATTTATAAGAACAAAGATGTTTTATAAGAATATTATAATGTTGTTATACTAGCTGATAGTGTGTtagtttttccttttttttttcctaatgATAATTTTCTTATTCTCAGAAATACCTTCTTGAGCAGCGGGCAGTTGTTGATGTTGATGCAGGAAAATATCTCAACGAAGATAATGATATCAGATCTGTAAGTGTGGAATTTCATAAATTAAAACTTTTGTGAGAATCACCATGTCAATTGATTAGAAATACTTTTGTGAAATAATATGGAGTTTTAGCCGACTGTCTGGGattctgtgttttttttttctttgaagtTTTGGATTAATCTTGTTGCATCTATATGTATTGTTGTAATGAAATTTCTTTTCAGTGCAGGTTCTTCAGTTCCTTTTGGATGATGTATCTGAATTCTTATCTACTAGATGTGTTCCAGCAGAAGGGGAGAAAGAGCTAGAAGAAGAGAAAGGCTGTCATAGTGTACTTAAGGCTTTTATAGATCTTATATCTGAGCGGGAGACGGAAAATTTTCGTTCTCGAAGAGAGGATAACAGAAATTCTGTCACCTTAACTACCATCCATCAGGTTATTTGTTTATTACCTTATATACTTACTCAAAGTCACTGTCTATTAtagggttttaaattttatagCAATCCAGTGTATTAAATAACCATTCATTAGCTGAACCTTTTCTAAAGCtccttctaattttttttcccCTTCATTCAGTCAAAAGGTTTGGAATGGGACACGGTTTTCATAGTTAAGGTACGTGAGAATGCTATAAACTCTTTAGAAATTGATTGAACTTTTCATGCCTAGTATTTATACTTTGTTAGTGGTTCAGGCAAATGAATCTGAGATTCCATTGCTACATGAGTTTAATGGTGCAGCAAAGGAAAATGGGACCTCGGTTGAGGTTCGTTTGTTTAAAGATTTCTTTGTACAATCCTCTACATGCATATGTATTATTGAATCAAGAAATAATATTTTCTTGTTCAAATATAATAGGAGGAGCGTCGTTTGTTTTATGTTGCAATGACACGTGCTCGAAAGAAATTGTTTGTTCTGTATGTTTCAATGGATTCCAGTTTCCAGGTTTGTATCGCTATATTTTTATcccattttattaatatatgtttcttttttctttttgactTAAAGCTGTCTCTCTTAGATACTTCGACCTTCACGATTTCTCAATGAAATTCCAGAACATCTTCGAGAGGTTCAGGTGTGCTTTTCTGTTGTTTATTTTAAATCCTTGTGTCACCTCACAAGTGCCAAAAAATAGGCATATTAATTTGGGTTCCTTTTAAACTGGGTTTCACAGGGAGAACTATGTATACAGCTACAAAATAAGCATCGTGACTGTTCAAAAGGTGCAGACCAAATCATGGTTGGTCCACCTAACAGACTGGAATCGATTGAAACAGATACAAATCCAGATGACTTGGTCCAAATCAAAGTGAGTGATGATCAAATCGAGTTCGTAGAATCCTTGGAGGCAGGCAATGGAAATATTTTCTTAAAAAGGTTTTCCACTTAATGTGATGGAATGACTAATGTTGCATTTATATTGGTTTTTTTTGCAAATTAGTTTtgagctgactttgtgtgttTAAACACAGATTTGATGTTGAAGAGAGATCAATTGTATCTCATGTATTTCACCAGTGGGCTAAGAAGAAAGCATTTCAAGATCCTAAGAGGTTGCTTGATAAGGTGACATATTTTTGCTAGTAAATGGTGTTTTAAGTTTCAAATATTTGGGTATAGAATATAGTATTAGTGAGTCATTAGCACTTGCCTCTAGGAGAAactcaaaatataaaataaagaaatattaaTTTGCTCAGAACATACTTGTGTAAACTCCTGTTTGGGATGCGTCTTCTTCTTGAAATGCAGAAATCCATTTACAATCCAACTTGCATATTTGGTGCTTAATTCTTTTGACCACTTTTCATGTATATGTTTTCTTCTGTTAATTACAGGTTGGCTTTGTAATCGATGAGCGCCTACGAGTAAAGAACAACAAGCACAAGGTAGTATATAAATCCTGTACATACAAAAGGGTGAACTGTGTTTGAGTTGTCATTTGGACTATTCCCGGGGATGCTTTGCTTATATTGTCATTATTCAGTAATCATCATGATACATGTAATCTGTTGACGTTCTATGCTCTTCCCTTCTTTTGGTTGTTTGCTTTATTagaatttataaaatttaatttaattttactgGGATTTTGGTCCCAAATTTATATTAAAGGTGTTATTAAAGAGATAAACAGTTTTATGGTACACGTatgtcaaaataaaatttaaagctCATATGTTATTTTGTATACATCTTGCTATGATGAATTTACTTTTAAATGACTTTTTTAATCTCTCAGGACGTCTTGCGCTTGCTAAAGTCATTCTTGAAATGTGATGAAGCATTTCAATTTGCGGAGTATGTAAGTAATTATATAGCTGTTTCAAGTTTTTGACATTTGGTAGGATTCAACTTAAGTAATGATTAAGATATGCTAGTAAA
This genomic interval from Humulus lupulus chromosome 8, drHumLupu1.1, whole genome shotgun sequence contains the following:
- the LOC133798075 gene encoding ATP-dependent DNA helicase SRS2-like protein At4g25120, giving the protein MWSSGGSSSSSSTITPEQRARITRNFRAAKALLSRKRPRNDTPLSPLPIPKKVSDENEGRETPVRGFSTIKRVPLADIPVNTPPHFAGHNSSLIGHEKHSGGCSRGGLSVSRNENVSLENVCALDSFTTPLKQSACPRLSTDSCSVPSFVNGGDDDDDFDESILEEIDALCEQKSMERTERPDPSCNAIVTSEHSNGKDDGDGGGDSGGGGHPNTSSVEMENMGIFGFGNDGECKEEDGLSNTQSIKIGSMPSEFSKYMLSLNDRQREAACCEISKPLMIAAGPGSGKTSTMVGRVLMLLHEGISPSNILAMTFTTAAASEMRERIGKVAGKAVAKELTISTFHSFSLQLCRSHAEKIERRSDFLIYGHAQQRRAVIEAVRIFENGKSNKKIDSRILGEEANGITSPQYFKDMSKKWQKFVTQAKASGKTTAECFKMGDEMGATILGNYNDILRSCNALDYHDLISCSVKLLTDYPEVFRECQESWKAIVIDEFQDTSAMQYSLLKMLSSHNHITIVGDDDQSIFSFNGADNSGFESFRKDFPNYKEIRLNKNYRSTRYIVEAASSVIQNNMKRCRLKNVDTDNSCGSKIIIKECHSEDAQCAFIIDKIFESATIDSTAKCSYGNIAILYRRQVSGKVFQASFRERKIPFNVHGVAFYRKKVVQAIIAMLRTTLPFCDDGPYRRVFKALLPLEKEEKKRVIEHIDKVSNARKCSFISAACDIFSAKISGTFKRSQLTQGRKVLITLEMISKLVSREQSISVVITSVANMVPQKYLLEQRAVVDVDAGKYLNEDNDIRSVLQFLLDDVSEFLSTRCVPAEGEKELEEEKGCHSVLKAFIDLISERETENFRSRREDNRNSVTLTTIHQSKGLEWDTVFIVKANESEIPLLHEFNGAAKENGTSVEEERRLFYVAMTRARKKLFVLYVSMDSSFQILRPSRFLNEIPEHLREVQGELCIQLQNKHRDCSKGADQIMVGPPNRLESIETDTNPDDLVQIKVSDDQIEFVESLEAGNGNIFLKRFDVEERSIVSHVFHQWAKKKAFQDPKRLLDKVGFVIDERLRVKNNKHKDVLRLLKSFLKCDEAFQFAEYVLRWEKIPAERRAHLMREKQEHFLKLKIENSMGSSAPTVKQISYLQSLGCTVAPTSRLHASHLIEQYKSL